In one Brevibacillus composti genomic region, the following are encoded:
- a CDS encoding YkvA family protein: MNENQSPPSGENLPAVQKPRELVPIELPEQHQRFYDKLRAKIEAFIREHSGNEAVAKYILLAPDLFVLLARLLVDKRVGMQAKAIAGAAVAYFISPIDFIPEVLTGGFGLIDDVVFAVYALRKILVDVEESIVREHWNGEEDLLRVITRVIRSADELLGKKLVKKIEQALFRKK, translated from the coding sequence TTGAACGAGAATCAATCACCGCCATCAGGCGAAAATTTGCCCGCGGTCCAAAAGCCGCGTGAGCTGGTGCCGATCGAGCTGCCAGAGCAGCATCAACGATTTTACGATAAACTTCGGGCCAAAATCGAGGCCTTCATCCGCGAACACAGCGGCAATGAAGCGGTGGCGAAATACATCTTGCTCGCGCCGGACCTGTTTGTCCTGTTGGCCAGACTGCTGGTCGACAAGCGGGTCGGCATGCAGGCAAAAGCGATTGCCGGTGCGGCCGTCGCCTATTTTATCTCGCCGATCGATTTCATCCCGGAGGTGCTTACGGGCGGTTTCGGCCTGATCGATGACGTCGTGTTTGCGGTCTATGCCCTGCGCAAGATCCTCGTCGACGTCGAGGAGAGCATCGTCCGAGAGCACTGGAACGGAGAAGAAGACTTGCTTCGCGTGATTACGCGCGTCATCCGCTCGGCAGACGAACTTCTGGGGAAAAAGCTGGTGAAAAAAATCGAA
- the nadE gene encoding NAD(+) synthase, which translates to MDRFEEHLVQYQAQVKEDLEKRVAFIRQQVDGPGLGGVVVGISGGIDSAVTAALCVRALGSERVIGVWMPAYSLPVHEEDSRKLAEAIQLQLVTVDIGPAYDALLPAIEAVQPLDEKTKGNTKARLRMTTLYGIANQKGYLVADTCNRSEIYVGYMTKGGDGLADFNPVASLTKHEMRILARELGVPESIITKAPSADLWEGQTDEQEMGFTYEDLDRLLITGQTRPEVRERIEYLHKISEHKRKLMPGI; encoded by the coding sequence ATGGACAGGTTTGAAGAGCATTTGGTGCAGTACCAGGCTCAGGTAAAAGAGGATCTGGAGAAAAGGGTGGCCTTTATTCGCCAACAGGTAGACGGACCTGGCCTGGGCGGAGTCGTGGTCGGCATCTCCGGCGGGATCGACAGTGCGGTAACCGCGGCGCTCTGCGTGCGGGCACTGGGCAGCGAGAGGGTCATCGGCGTATGGATGCCAGCCTATTCCTTGCCCGTCCACGAGGAAGATTCCCGTAAATTGGCGGAAGCCATCCAATTGCAGCTGGTTACAGTGGATATCGGGCCGGCCTATGACGCCCTGCTGCCCGCGATCGAAGCGGTCCAGCCGCTGGATGAGAAAACAAAGGGGAATACCAAGGCTCGTCTGCGGATGACGACCCTCTACGGCATCGCCAATCAAAAAGGCTACCTGGTGGCTGACACGTGCAACCGCAGCGAGATTTATGTCGGCTATATGACCAAGGGGGGCGACGGATTGGCTGATTTTAACCCCGTGGCCAGCCTGACCAAGCATGAAATGCGCATTCTCGCCCGCGAACTGGGAGTACCGGAGTCCATCATCACCAAAGCTCCTTCGGCCGACCTCTGGGAAGGACAGACGGACGAACAGGAAATGGGCTTCACCTACGAAGATCTGGATCGGCTGTTGATCACCGGCCAGACCCGCCCCGAGGTGCGAGAGCGCATCGAGTACCTTCACAAAATCTCCGAACACAAGCGGAAATTGATGCCGGGGATCTGA
- a CDS encoding PspC domain-containing protein produces the protein MMERRLYRSRYDKRLFGVCGGVAHFLGIDSTLVRIGVVILTLFTGVPLLIYLLLGIIMPKEPVWTHSPDSYPPHDPLFGNSYGSDLDSEIDRLEKRALLQEVQRLRAELAKWRGV, from the coding sequence ATGATGGAAAGGCGTTTATATCGATCTCGCTACGACAAGCGACTGTTTGGCGTTTGTGGAGGTGTTGCTCACTTTCTCGGCATCGATTCGACACTGGTTCGGATCGGAGTGGTGATCCTGACGCTGTTTACGGGTGTACCGCTTCTGATCTATCTCCTGCTGGGCATCATCATGCCCAAGGAGCCTGTCTGGACGCATAGCCCGGACAGCTACCCGCCGCATGATCCGCTTTTCGGAAACAGCTACGGTTCTGATCTGGACAGTGAAATCGACCGGCTGGAAAAGCGGGCGCTGCTGCAGGAGGTGCAGCGGCTGCGCGCGGAATTAGCCAAGTGGCGAGGGGTTTAG
- the map gene encoding type I methionyl aminopeptidase, with amino-acid sequence MIIIKSPEEIEQMRAAGEILAACHRELATLIQPGITTWEIDQFVEEFLKKHKVTPEQKGYSGYPYATCASVNDVICHGFPKKEPLKNGDIVTIDMVVNRNGWLADSAWSYAVGNISEEARRLLEVTEKSLYLGIEQAVVGNRIGDISHAIQSYAQEQGYSVVRDFTGHGIGQKMHEEPYVPHYGPPGRGPRLKEGMVITIEPMLNVGTYHVQIDEDGWTARTRDGKLSAQYEHTIAITADGPLILTKQ; translated from the coding sequence ATGATCATCATCAAGAGTCCAGAAGAAATTGAACAAATGAGAGCGGCAGGAGAAATTCTCGCTGCCTGCCACCGTGAGCTGGCCACGCTGATCCAACCGGGGATTACGACCTGGGAAATCGATCAATTTGTCGAGGAATTCCTGAAAAAACATAAAGTCACCCCCGAGCAGAAAGGATACTCCGGCTATCCCTATGCCACATGCGCATCCGTCAACGACGTGATCTGCCATGGTTTTCCCAAAAAAGAACCGCTCAAGAATGGCGATATCGTCACCATCGACATGGTCGTCAACCGCAACGGCTGGCTCGCCGATTCGGCCTGGTCCTACGCTGTCGGCAACATCTCGGAGGAAGCCAGACGGCTTTTGGAGGTTACGGAAAAATCCCTCTACTTAGGGATAGAACAGGCTGTCGTTGGCAATCGGATCGGCGATATTTCCCACGCGATCCAAAGCTACGCACAGGAGCAAGGCTACTCGGTGGTTCGCGATTTTACCGGCCACGGCATCGGACAGAAAATGCATGAGGAGCCGTATGTGCCCCATTACGGTCCCCCGGGACGCGGCCCCCGCCTCAAGGAAGGCATGGTTATCACGATCGAGCCGATGCTGAATGTGGGCACCTATCACGTGCAGATTGACGAAGACGGCTGGACCGCGCGGACGCGCGACGGCAAGCTGTCCGCGCAATACGAGCACACGATCGCGATCACCGCTGACGGCCCCCTGATTTTGACAAAGCAATAG
- a CDS encoding DedA family protein, translating into MEEIAASLGNYISQYGYGALFGLFFLGILGMPLPEETLLVFSGFLVSTGKLELFPTFLVCFLGSISAMTTAYWIGRTLGFSFIERYGRRFGLGYTLYQKTEDWFNRVGKWALPLGYFIPGVRQFTAYFAGITRLPFPTFMLYTYSGGLFWSILFVTLGWQLGERWDELFGLISRNLAIFFLVLLAAIAAWSFWRTRRSKLNQRRNRP; encoded by the coding sequence ATGGAAGAAATCGCGGCTTCGCTTGGCAACTACATTTCTCAATATGGGTATGGCGCTTTGTTTGGCTTGTTTTTTTTAGGGATATTGGGCATGCCCTTGCCTGAGGAGACGCTGCTGGTCTTCTCCGGTTTCCTCGTCTCTACCGGAAAGCTGGAGCTTTTCCCCACCTTTCTCGTCTGCTTTCTCGGTTCCATCTCAGCGATGACGACGGCTTACTGGATCGGCAGGACTCTGGGCTTTTCCTTTATCGAGCGGTACGGCCGCCGATTCGGCTTGGGCTATACGCTCTATCAGAAGACGGAGGACTGGTTTAACCGAGTGGGCAAATGGGCGCTGCCGCTGGGGTATTTTATCCCGGGAGTTCGACAGTTCACGGCCTATTTTGCGGGGATTACCCGCCTCCCGTTTCCCACCTTTATGCTTTATACTTACTCCGGCGGGCTGTTTTGGAGCATTTTGTTCGTGACCCTGGGCTGGCAGCTGGGAGAGCGCTGGGACGAATTGTTTGGCCTGATCTCCAGAAACCTGGCGATCTTCTTTTTGGTCTTGCTTGCGGCCATTGCGGCCTGGTCTTTTTGGCGCACGCGCAGATCCAAGCTGAATCAGAGGAGGAATCGTCCTTGA
- a CDS encoding flavin reductase family protein: protein MEIAISAIERQEKYKLLIGCIVPRPIAWVTSLGHEGVLNAAPFSYFNVASIEPMMVSIAVMRKPGSVMKDTARNILESGEFVVNMVDAYNVDAVNETSADYPPEISEVEALQLSTMPSASIRTPRLAASRIHFECRLHQIVTLGDPVTSDLVIGEVVHVHVDDSLYQDGRIDIAAFAPVSRLAGHSYARVAEPFDRPRPVYSPDRKDRP from the coding sequence GTGGAAATCGCAATCAGCGCGATCGAACGACAGGAAAAATACAAGCTGTTGATTGGCTGCATCGTTCCGCGGCCGATCGCCTGGGTGACGTCGCTCGGGCATGAAGGCGTCCTGAATGCAGCCCCGTTCAGCTACTTCAATGTAGCCAGCATCGAGCCGATGATGGTATCGATCGCGGTGATGCGCAAACCGGGCAGCGTAATGAAAGACACGGCCCGCAATATTCTGGAGAGTGGAGAGTTTGTGGTCAATATGGTGGATGCGTATAACGTGGACGCCGTCAATGAGACCTCTGCCGATTATCCGCCGGAGATCAGCGAAGTAGAGGCGCTTCAGCTATCGACGATGCCCAGCGCGTCCATCCGTACGCCCAGGCTGGCAGCCTCCCGCATCCATTTTGAGTGCAGGCTGCATCAGATCGTCACGCTTGGCGATCCGGTCACATCCGATCTGGTGATCGGCGAAGTCGTCCATGTCCACGTAGACGACAGCCTCTACCAGGACGGCAGGATCGACATCGCCGCTTTCGCGCCCGTCAGCCGGCTGGCGGGACATTCCTACGCCAGGGTGGCAGAGCCGTTTGATCGGCCGCGGCCTGTATATTCCCCTGACAGAAAAGACCGTCCGTAA
- a CDS encoding DUF2062 domain-containing protein, producing the protein MWKKIYRKLKYEYYKLIRMKGAPSFVARGFSVGIFVEFITLPTFGLAFLLLFPLVKLFRCSLPAGLIGFVIGKLVLPVFMVLNYKLGYSIVGKPLQEHLEHNNESVQGWLIWMKEKGLAYFTGSAVMGLIVAIGSYFLVYTALQWYRRKRARRTPARDAAAAKSELARKSQP; encoded by the coding sequence ATGTGGAAAAAAATCTACCGAAAACTGAAGTACGAGTACTACAAGCTGATCCGGATGAAAGGAGCCCCTTCCTTTGTGGCTCGCGGCTTTTCCGTCGGCATTTTTGTAGAGTTTATCACCTTGCCGACGTTTGGCCTGGCCTTTCTCCTGTTGTTCCCCCTGGTCAAATTGTTTCGCTGCAGCCTGCCCGCCGGCTTGATCGGCTTCGTTATTGGCAAGCTCGTTCTCCCTGTATTTATGGTACTGAACTATAAATTGGGCTATTCCATCGTCGGAAAACCCCTGCAGGAACATCTGGAGCACAATAACGAATCGGTGCAAGGCTGGTTGATCTGGATGAAGGAAAAGGGGCTGGCTTACTTCACGGGAAGCGCCGTGATGGGGCTGATCGTCGCCATCGGCAGTTACTTCCTGGTCTACACCGCCCTGCAATGGTATCGCCGCAAGCGGGCGCGGCGCACACCTGCCCGCGACGCTGCTGCCGCAAAATCGGAGCTGGCGAGGAAATCTCAGCCGTAA
- a CDS encoding homogentisate 1,2-dioxygenase, translating into MAFYHRMGEIPQKRHTVFRKPSGELYREQVMGTKGFSGIQSILYHHHPPTQVRSTRKVADVRPQFVEQADLKHQHFKTFEAPAGGDPVSGRTYLLGNSDVLMGVCVPTEQMNYFYRNADGDELLFVHQGEGELQTIFGTIPYYPGDYLVIPIGTTYRIETKTPSRFLVIESQNEIVPPKRYRNEYGQLLEHSPYCERDIRVPEQLVTHVEAGDFEVRVKRQEVLYSYQFDFHPFDVVGWDGYLYPYALSIHDFEPITGRIHQPPPVHQTFAGQNFVVCSFVPRLYDYHPEAIPAPYFHSNVESDEVLYYVDGNFMSRKGIYEGSITLHPMGIPHGPHPGKVEASIGKKETKELAVMLDTFRPLQVTRQALAIEDPDYMASWLPPATT; encoded by the coding sequence ATGGCTTTTTACCACCGAATGGGGGAGATCCCCCAAAAGCGGCATACGGTATTTCGAAAACCAAGCGGCGAGCTGTATCGGGAGCAGGTGATGGGGACCAAGGGCTTTTCGGGCATCCAGTCGATCCTCTACCATCACCACCCGCCGACACAGGTCCGCTCGACGCGCAAAGTGGCCGATGTCCGGCCGCAATTTGTGGAGCAGGCGGACCTAAAGCATCAGCATTTCAAGACGTTCGAGGCTCCGGCAGGAGGAGATCCCGTATCGGGCAGAACGTATCTTTTGGGCAACAGCGATGTCTTGATGGGCGTCTGTGTCCCGACAGAGCAGATGAACTATTTTTACCGAAATGCGGACGGAGATGAACTGCTCTTTGTCCATCAGGGAGAGGGCGAGCTGCAAACGATCTTCGGAACGATTCCCTACTACCCCGGCGATTATCTGGTCATCCCGATCGGCACCACGTACCGGATCGAGACCAAGACGCCCAGCCGCTTCCTCGTCATCGAATCGCAAAATGAAATCGTGCCGCCCAAGCGCTATCGCAACGAGTACGGGCAATTGCTGGAACATTCCCCGTATTGTGAACGAGATATTCGCGTCCCGGAGCAGCTTGTGACCCATGTCGAGGCCGGAGACTTTGAAGTGAGGGTGAAGCGGCAGGAAGTGCTGTACAGCTATCAGTTCGACTTTCATCCGTTTGATGTGGTCGGCTGGGACGGGTATCTGTATCCGTACGCGCTGAGCATCCACGATTTCGAACCGATTACCGGCCGGATCCATCAGCCGCCGCCGGTTCATCAAACCTTTGCCGGTCAGAATTTTGTCGTCTGCTCATTTGTGCCACGACTCTACGACTACCACCCGGAAGCGATCCCCGCTCCTTATTTTCATAGCAATGTAGAAAGTGACGAGGTACTCTACTATGTAGATGGCAACTTCATGAGCCGAAAAGGCATCTACGAAGGGTCCATCACGCTCCACCCGATGGGCATCCCCCACGGTCCCCACCCGGGCAAAGTGGAGGCGAGCATCGGCAAAAAGGAGACGAAGGAGCTGGCGGTCATGCTGGATACGTTCCGCCCCTTGCAGGTGACCAGACAGGCACTGGCGATCGAGGATCCCGATTACATGGCCAGCTGGCTTCCGCCCGCAACGACGTAA
- a CDS encoding DUF2935 domain-containing protein, giving the protein MQFYYDDKMPLRVLDEGEFWKQQEMEHTVVLRELAPNLEAPFVEALRAWEQSFAQTQGLFVRYVEAVVRSGDRVNEDMLRQIRELVVFAMQQSEQFIQLLNQMGSTSAPFRNNPVAASVLNHIRRESEYFIGITKALLSQGII; this is encoded by the coding sequence GTGCAATTTTACTACGATGATAAGATGCCGCTAAGAGTGCTGGACGAAGGGGAGTTCTGGAAACAGCAGGAGATGGAGCATACGGTCGTCCTGCGCGAGCTCGCCCCCAATCTGGAGGCGCCGTTCGTCGAGGCGCTGAGAGCCTGGGAGCAGTCATTTGCCCAGACGCAGGGCCTGTTTGTCCGTTACGTGGAAGCGGTCGTCCGTTCCGGCGACCGGGTAAACGAAGACATGCTCCGGCAAATCAGGGAACTGGTTGTCTTCGCGATGCAGCAGAGCGAACAGTTTATCCAGCTGCTGAACCAAATGGGTTCGACCAGCGCGCCTTTCCGGAACAATCCGGTCGCCGCTTCCGTGCTGAATCACATCAGACGCGAGTCCGAATACTTTATCGGCATTACCAAGGCGCTTCTGTCGCAAGGCATTATTTAA